A genomic region of Mycolicibacterium poriferae contains the following coding sequences:
- the acpM gene encoding meromycolate extension acyl carrier protein AcpM yields MAASQDEIISGLAEIIEEVTGIEPSEVTPEKSFVDDLDIDSLSMVEIAVQTEDKYGVKIPDEDLAGLRTVGDVVAYIQKLEEENPEAAAAIRAQIESDRA; encoded by the coding sequence GTGGCCGCCAGCCAGGACGAAATCATCTCCGGTCTCGCCGAGATCATCGAAGAGGTCACCGGTATCGAGCCTTCCGAGGTGACCCCGGAGAAGTCGTTCGTCGACGATCTGGACATCGACTCGCTGTCGATGGTGGAGATCGCGGTGCAGACCGAGGACAAGTACGGCGTGAAGATCCCCGACGAGGACCTGGCCGGTCTGCGCACCGTCGGTGACGTGGTCGCCTACATCCAGAAGCTCGAGGAAGAGAACCCCGAAGCCGCCGCGGCCATCCGGGCGCAGATCGAATCGGATCGCGCGTGA
- a CDS encoding PucR family transcriptional regulator, whose amino-acid sequence MTDNNRYVPPRSTLEVLETVPDSALRRLKQYSGRLATEAVHAMEERLPFFAELEASQRASVQLVVQTAVMNFVEWMRDPQSDVSYTAQAFEVVPQDLRRHIALRQSVEMVRTTMEFFEEVVPLLARSEEQLTALTAGILRYSRDLAFAAATAYADQAEARGAWDSRMEANLVDAVVRGDVGPELQSQAAALNWDATAPATVIVGLPRPGRADVAGEDVHAVANRNGRAALSDVHGTWLVAIVSGGLSPTDRFLADLMTVFADEAVVIGPMAPTLGAAHRSATEAIAGMNAVAGWTGAPRPVAARELLPERALLGDATAAAALEAEVMRPLSDAGPALTDTLDAYLDSGGAIEACARRLVVHPNTVRYRLKRIADFTGRDPTVPRDAYVLRVASTVARLARQAHPAGSPAAGSGLTGGVASVTNAGRAQA is encoded by the coding sequence ATGACCGACAACAATCGGTACGTTCCCCCGAGGTCGACGCTCGAGGTGCTCGAGACGGTGCCCGACTCCGCGTTGCGCCGGCTCAAGCAGTACTCCGGCCGGCTGGCCACCGAGGCTGTCCACGCGATGGAGGAGCGACTGCCGTTCTTCGCAGAACTGGAGGCCTCGCAGCGGGCGAGCGTCCAGTTGGTGGTGCAGACCGCGGTGATGAACTTTGTGGAATGGATGCGCGACCCACAGAGCGACGTCAGCTACACCGCCCAGGCGTTCGAAGTGGTTCCGCAGGATCTGCGTCGACACATCGCGCTGCGCCAGTCGGTGGAGATGGTGCGCACCACGATGGAGTTCTTCGAGGAGGTGGTGCCGCTGCTGGCCCGCTCCGAGGAGCAGCTCACGGCGCTGACCGCGGGCATCCTGCGCTACAGCCGCGACTTGGCGTTCGCCGCGGCCACCGCCTACGCCGATCAGGCCGAGGCGCGTGGCGCCTGGGACAGCAGGATGGAGGCCAACCTGGTCGACGCCGTCGTGCGTGGAGACGTGGGACCGGAGCTGCAGTCCCAGGCTGCGGCGCTGAACTGGGACGCGACCGCGCCGGCGACGGTGATCGTGGGACTGCCCCGGCCGGGCCGCGCTGACGTGGCCGGCGAGGACGTCCACGCCGTCGCGAACCGCAACGGCCGGGCGGCCCTGTCCGATGTGCACGGCACGTGGCTGGTCGCCATCGTCTCGGGCGGGTTGTCGCCGACCGACCGGTTCCTCGCCGACCTGATGACGGTGTTCGCCGACGAGGCGGTGGTGATCGGCCCGATGGCACCGACGCTGGGCGCGGCGCACCGCAGCGCCACCGAGGCGATCGCGGGGATGAACGCGGTGGCGGGCTGGACGGGGGCGCCGCGACCGGTCGCCGCGCGTGAGCTGCTGCCCGAGCGGGCGCTGCTCGGTGACGCCACCGCCGCCGCCGCATTGGAGGCCGAGGTGATGCGTCCGCTCTCCGATGCCGGGCCCGCGCTCACCGACACCCTGGACGCCTATCTGGACTCCGGCGGCGCCATCGAGGCCTGCGCGCGCCGGTTGGTGGTTCATCCCAACACGGTGCGATACCGCCTCAAGCGGATCGCCGATTTCACCGGTCGCGATCCCACGGTGCCGCGCGACGCCTATGTGTTGCGGGTGGCCTCCACGGTGGCCCGGTTGGCACGCCAGGCCCACCCCGCCGGCTCCCCCGCGGCCGGGTCGGGGCTCACCGGCGGTGTTGCCTCGGTCACAAATGCGGGCCGCGCGCAGGCATAG
- a CDS encoding ACP S-malonyltransferase — MLALLAPGQGSQTPGMLAEWLELPGAASRVAAWSEISGLDLARLGTTATAEEITDTAVTQPLVVAATLLAHEEMTRRDVLTGDEDIIAAGHSVGEIAAYAIAGVISADEAVSLAATRGAEMAKACALEPTGMSALLGGDEAEVLARLEALDLVPANRNAAGQIVAAGALAALEKLAEDPPARARVRKLATAGAFHTQYMASALPGYTTVADRINPAEPGVTLLSNADGRPVSSAADAMAKLVAQLTRPVRWDLCTETLRERGVSAVVEFPPAGALSGIAKRELRGVANHAVKSPADLDGLAEALRNPAS, encoded by the coding sequence GTGCTTGCTCTCCTCGCGCCCGGACAGGGTTCGCAGACCCCCGGCATGCTCGCCGAGTGGCTCGAACTGCCCGGCGCTGCGTCGCGTGTGGCGGCCTGGTCGGAGATCAGCGGTTTGGACCTGGCTCGCCTCGGCACCACTGCCACCGCCGAGGAGATCACCGACACCGCGGTGACCCAGCCCCTCGTCGTTGCCGCCACTCTGCTGGCCCACGAAGAGATGACGCGGCGCGACGTGTTGACCGGTGACGAGGACATCATCGCCGCCGGACATTCGGTCGGTGAGATCGCCGCCTACGCCATCGCCGGAGTCATCTCCGCCGATGAGGCCGTCTCGCTGGCCGCCACCCGCGGCGCCGAGATGGCCAAGGCCTGCGCGCTGGAGCCCACCGGAATGTCAGCGCTGCTCGGCGGCGACGAGGCCGAGGTGCTCGCCCGGCTCGAGGCCCTGGACCTGGTGCCGGCCAACCGCAACGCGGCCGGACAGATCGTCGCTGCGGGCGCACTGGCAGCACTGGAGAAGCTGGCCGAGGATCCCCCGGCCCGCGCCCGGGTGCGCAAGCTGGCCACCGCCGGCGCGTTCCACACCCAGTACATGGCTTCGGCGCTGCCCGGGTACACGACGGTGGCCGACCGGATCAACCCGGCCGAACCCGGCGTGACGCTGCTGTCCAACGCCGACGGACGGCCGGTGTCGTCGGCCGCGGACGCGATGGCGAAGCTGGTCGCCCAGCTGACCCGCCCGGTGCGCTGGGACCTGTGCACCGAGACGCTGCGTGAGCGCGGCGTGTCTGCCGTCGTGGAGTTCCCGCCGGCCGGCGCCCTGTCCGGGATCGCCAAACGTGAACTTCGGGGGGTGGCGAACCACGCCGTCAAATCCCCCGCTGACCTGGACGGACTCGCGGAAGCCCTCCGCAACCCGGCCAGCTGA
- the kasA gene encoding 3-oxoacyl-ACP synthase KasA, which yields MTRPSTANGGFPSVVVTAVEATTALAADIESTWKGLLAGESGIRILTDDFVEKWDLPVRIGGHLVDNVDDHMTRLDMRRMSYVQRMSKLLAGRLWESAGKPEVDPDRFSVVIGTGLGGGEKIVETYDAMNEGGPRKVSPLAVQMIMPNGAAAVAGLELGARAGVITPVSACSSGSEAIAHAWRQIVMGDADFAVCGGVEGGIEALPIAAFSMMRAMSTNNEDPAGASRPFDKNRDGFVFGEAGALMIIETEEHAKARGAKPLARLMGAGITSDAFHMVAPASDGLRAGQAMKRAMETAGLSAKDIDHVNAHATATSIGDVAEANAIRVAGVEHAAVYAPKSALGHSIGAVGALESTLTILALRDGVIPPTLNYETPDPDIDLDVVAGEPRYGDYSYAINNSFGFGGHNVALAFGRY from the coding sequence GTGACCAGACCTTCCACTGCTAACGGCGGTTTCCCGAGCGTCGTGGTGACCGCTGTCGAGGCCACCACCGCCCTAGCCGCAGACATCGAGAGCACGTGGAAGGGTCTGCTGGCCGGCGAGAGCGGCATCCGCATTCTCACCGACGACTTCGTCGAGAAGTGGGACCTGCCGGTGCGAATCGGCGGCCACCTGGTCGACAACGTCGATGACCACATGACCCGGCTGGACATGCGTCGCATGTCCTATGTGCAGCGGATGTCGAAGCTGCTGGCCGGCCGGCTGTGGGAGTCCGCGGGCAAGCCCGAGGTCGACCCCGACCGGTTCTCGGTGGTCATCGGCACAGGTCTGGGTGGCGGCGAGAAGATCGTCGAGACCTATGACGCGATGAACGAGGGCGGCCCCCGCAAGGTGTCGCCTTTGGCCGTGCAGATGATCATGCCGAACGGTGCCGCAGCCGTCGCCGGCCTGGAGTTGGGCGCCCGCGCCGGGGTCATCACCCCGGTGTCGGCGTGCTCGTCCGGGTCGGAGGCGATCGCCCACGCGTGGCGTCAGATCGTCATGGGTGACGCCGACTTCGCGGTCTGCGGCGGTGTCGAAGGCGGCATCGAGGCGCTGCCCATCGCGGCGTTCTCGATGATGCGCGCGATGTCGACCAACAACGAGGACCCGGCGGGTGCGTCGCGGCCGTTCGACAAGAACCGGGACGGCTTCGTCTTCGGTGAGGCCGGCGCGCTGATGATCATCGAGACCGAGGAGCACGCCAAGGCCCGCGGCGCCAAGCCGCTGGCCCGGCTGATGGGCGCGGGCATCACCTCTGATGCCTTCCACATGGTGGCGCCTGCCAGCGACGGCCTGCGGGCCGGGCAGGCGATGAAGCGGGCGATGGAGACGGCGGGCTTGTCCGCCAAGGACATCGACCACGTCAACGCTCACGCCACGGCCACCTCGATCGGCGATGTCGCCGAGGCCAACGCCATTCGGGTCGCCGGCGTCGAGCACGCCGCGGTCTATGCGCCGAAGTCGGCGCTGGGCCACTCGATCGGCGCGGTGGGTGCGCTGGAGTCGACGCTGACCATCCTGGCGCTGCGTGACGGGGTCATCCCGCCGACGCTGAACTACGAGACGCCCGACCCCGACATCGATCTCGATGTCGTCGCGGGTGAGCCTCGATACGGCGACTACTCGTATGCCATCAACAACTCGTTCGGTTTCGGTGGACACAATGTCGCTCTGGCGTTCGGTCGCTACTAA